In Calditerricola satsumensis, the following are encoded in one genomic region:
- the hprK gene encoding HPr(Ser) kinase/phosphatase, protein METVRVQDLVKDFQLKVVSGARGVKRTIETMDICRPGLEMAGYFTYYPADRVQLLGRTELTFAEQLDSATRLERFRRLCTEKTPCICITRGQEVPPELIQASEETGVPVLLSPLPTTKLASKLSHYLENRLAPRTTIHGVLVDVYGIGILLVGASGIGKSETALELVKRGHRLVADDAVEIRQTQENVLIGSAPELIQHLLEIRGLGIINIMTLFGAGAVRNYKRISLVVELEAWDPSKQYERLGLDEKTMKIMDTELPLITIPVRPGRNLAVIIEVAAMNYRLKRMGYNAAVHFSKRLTDTIEEASVEDLL, encoded by the coding sequence ATGGAAACGGTGCGCGTGCAGGATCTGGTCAAGGACTTTCAGCTGAAGGTGGTGAGCGGCGCGCGGGGCGTCAAGCGGACCATCGAGACGATGGACATCTGTCGCCCGGGGCTGGAGATGGCCGGGTACTTCACCTACTACCCGGCCGACCGGGTGCAGCTGTTGGGTCGAACGGAATTGACCTTCGCCGAGCAGCTGGATTCCGCGACGCGCCTGGAGCGGTTTCGACGCCTGTGCACGGAGAAGACGCCGTGCATCTGCATCACCCGGGGACAGGAGGTGCCCCCGGAGCTGATCCAGGCCTCGGAGGAGACCGGCGTGCCCGTGCTCTTGTCTCCCTTGCCCACGACGAAGCTGGCCAGCAAGCTGTCCCACTACCTGGAGAACCGCCTGGCCCCGCGGACGACGATTCACGGCGTGCTCGTTGATGTCTACGGCATCGGCATCCTGCTCGTCGGGGCCAGCGGCATTGGCAAGAGCGAGACGGCCCTGGAGCTGGTCAAGCGCGGCCACCGGCTTGTGGCCGACGACGCCGTGGAGATCCGCCAGACGCAGGAGAACGTGCTGATCGGCAGTGCGCCGGAGCTGATCCAGCACCTGCTGGAGATTCGCGGCCTGGGCATCATCAACATCATGACCCTGTTTGGCGCCGGGGCGGTGCGCAACTACAAGCGCATCTCCCTCGTCGTCGAGCTGGAGGCGTGGGACCCGTCCAAGCAGTACGAGCGGCTCGGCCTCGACGAGAAGACGATGAAGATCATGGACACCGAGCTGCCCCTCATCACCATTCCCGTCCGGCCGGGGCGCAATTTGGCCGTCATCATCGAGGTGGCGGCGATGAACTACCGGCTGAAACGGATGGGGTACAACGCCGCGGTGCATTTTTCCAAGCGGCTGACCGACACGATCGAGGAAGCGTCCGTCGAGGACCTGCTGTAA
- the uvrA gene encoding excinuclease ABC subunit UvrA, whose product MSQEYIVVKGARVHNLKNIDVTIPRNKLVVITGLSGSGKSSLAFDTIYAEGQRRYVESLSAYARQFLGLMEKPDVDAIEGLSPAISIDQKTTSRNPRSTVGTVTEIYDYLRLLYARIGKAHCPVHGVEISAQTVEQMVDRLLAYPERTRMQILAPLVRGRKGEHARLLEAVRKQGFVRVRVDGEVRDLGEPIQLEKNKKHTIEVVVDRIVIKDGIRSRLADSLETALKLAEGQVVVDVVGQEELFFSENLACPECGFSLGELEPRLFSFNSPYGACPACDGLGVKQEVDVDLVIPDPSKTLAEGAIEPWAGSSLTYYPQLLAAACAHFGIPMDVPVRELDPELLDLLLYGAPNDRIRFRYENEFGQVKETVIPFEGVIPNIARRYRDTTSEHVREMLEAYMAQKPCPACGGARLKPESLAVTVGGKTIAEVTSLSVAEARDFFRNLELTEKEKRIARLILKEIDARLSFLVDVGLDYLTLSRAAGTLSGGEAQRIRLATQIGSRLTGVTYVLDEPSIGLHQRDNAKLIRTLEKMRDLGNTLIVVEHDEDTMLAADYLIDIGPGAGAHGGQVVAAGTPEEVMRHPTSLTGQYLSGRKFIPVPETRRAGNGHALIIRGARAHNLKNIDVRIPLGLFVCVTGVSGSGKSTLVNDILYKALARELHRAKEKPEAHDGIEGLEHLDKVINIDQSPIGRTPRSNPATYTGVFDDIREVFAQTPEARVRGYTKGRFSFNVKGGRCEACKGDGILKIEMHFLPDVYVPCDVCKGKRYNRETLEITYKGKTIADVLEMTVEEALEFFRNIPRIQRKLETLYDVGLGYMKLGQPATTLSGGEAQRVKLAAELYRRSNGRTLYILDEPTTGLHVDDVARLLKVLHRLVDNGDTVVVIEHNLDVIKTADWIIDLGPEGGDRGGQIVAEGTPEAICAVPASYTGQFLKPILERDRRRMQEREARAAEETAATRSG is encoded by the coding sequence CGCGCAACAAGCTGGTCGTCATCACCGGGCTGTCGGGGTCGGGCAAGTCGTCGCTGGCCTTTGACACGATCTACGCCGAGGGGCAGCGCCGCTACGTGGAGTCGCTGTCGGCCTACGCCCGCCAGTTCCTCGGCCTGATGGAGAAGCCCGACGTCGACGCCATCGAGGGGCTGTCGCCAGCCATCTCCATTGACCAGAAGACCACCAGCCGCAATCCCCGCTCCACCGTGGGCACGGTGACGGAAATCTACGACTACCTGCGCCTCCTGTACGCCCGCATCGGGAAGGCCCACTGCCCGGTCCACGGCGTCGAGATTTCCGCCCAGACCGTCGAGCAGATGGTCGACCGCCTGCTGGCCTACCCCGAGCGGACGCGGATGCAGATCCTCGCCCCCCTCGTGCGCGGGCGCAAGGGCGAGCATGCCAGGCTGCTCGAGGCGGTGCGCAAGCAGGGGTTTGTGCGCGTGCGCGTCGACGGCGAGGTGCGCGACCTGGGCGAGCCGATCCAGCTGGAGAAGAACAAGAAGCACACCATCGAGGTGGTCGTCGACCGCATCGTCATCAAGGACGGCATCCGGTCGCGCCTGGCCGATTCCCTCGAGACGGCCCTCAAGCTGGCCGAGGGACAGGTCGTCGTCGACGTTGTCGGGCAGGAGGAGCTCTTCTTCAGCGAGAACCTGGCCTGTCCGGAGTGCGGGTTCAGTTTGGGTGAGCTGGAGCCGCGCCTCTTTTCCTTTAACAGCCCCTACGGCGCCTGTCCGGCCTGCGACGGCCTGGGGGTGAAACAGGAGGTGGACGTCGACCTGGTCATCCCCGACCCGTCGAAGACGCTGGCCGAGGGGGCCATCGAGCCGTGGGCCGGATCGTCGTTGACGTACTACCCGCAGCTCCTGGCCGCGGCGTGCGCCCACTTTGGCATCCCGATGGACGTGCCGGTGCGCGAGCTGGATCCGGAGCTGCTCGACCTTCTCCTCTATGGCGCGCCGAATGACCGCATCCGCTTCCGCTACGAGAACGAGTTTGGCCAGGTGAAGGAGACGGTTATCCCCTTTGAAGGCGTGATCCCAAACATCGCCCGCCGCTACCGCGACACGACGTCGGAGCACGTGCGGGAGATGCTGGAGGCGTACATGGCCCAGAAACCGTGCCCGGCGTGCGGCGGCGCGCGCCTGAAGCCGGAGAGCCTCGCCGTCACCGTCGGCGGGAAAACAATAGCCGAGGTGACGAGCCTCTCGGTGGCCGAGGCGCGGGACTTTTTCCGCAACCTTGAGCTGACGGAGAAGGAGAAGAGAATCGCCCGCCTCATCCTGAAGGAGATCGACGCCCGCCTGAGCTTCCTCGTCGACGTCGGCCTCGACTACCTGACGCTCAGCCGCGCCGCCGGCACCCTCTCCGGCGGGGAGGCGCAGCGCATCCGCCTGGCCACGCAGATCGGCTCGCGCCTCACCGGGGTGACCTACGTGCTGGACGAGCCGAGCATCGGGCTGCACCAGCGCGACAACGCCAAGCTGATCCGCACCCTGGAGAAGATGCGCGACCTGGGCAACACGCTGATCGTCGTCGAGCACGACGAGGACACCATGTTGGCCGCCGACTACCTCATTGACATCGGGCCGGGGGCGGGGGCCCACGGCGGGCAGGTGGTGGCGGCGGGGACGCCGGAGGAGGTGATGCGCCATCCGACGTCCCTCACCGGCCAGTACCTCAGCGGGCGCAAGTTCATCCCCGTGCCCGAGACGCGGCGCGCGGGAAACGGCCACGCCCTGATCATTCGCGGGGCCCGGGCGCACAACCTCAAGAACATCGACGTGCGCATCCCCCTCGGCCTGTTCGTGTGCGTGACCGGCGTCTCCGGGTCGGGCAAGAGCACGCTGGTTAACGACATCCTCTACAAGGCCCTGGCCCGCGAGCTGCACCGAGCCAAGGAGAAGCCGGAGGCCCACGACGGCATCGAGGGCCTGGAGCACCTCGACAAGGTGATCAACATCGACCAGTCGCCGATCGGCCGCACGCCCCGCTCCAACCCGGCCACCTACACCGGCGTGTTTGACGACATCCGCGAGGTGTTCGCCCAGACGCCCGAGGCGCGCGTGCGCGGGTACACGAAGGGCCGCTTCAGCTTCAACGTCAAGGGCGGCCGCTGCGAGGCGTGCAAGGGCGACGGGATCCTCAAGATCGAGATGCACTTCTTGCCCGACGTCTATGTGCCCTGCGACGTGTGCAAGGGCAAGCGCTACAACCGCGAGACGCTGGAGATCACCTACAAGGGCAAGACCATCGCCGACGTCCTCGAGATGACGGTGGAGGAGGCGCTGGAGTTCTTCCGCAACATCCCGCGCATCCAGCGCAAGCTCGAGACCCTCTACGACGTCGGCCTGGGGTACATGAAGCTGGGCCAGCCGGCGACGACGCTGTCCGGCGGCGAGGCGCAGCGGGTGAAGCTGGCCGCCGAGCTCTACCGCCGAAGCAACGGGCGGACGCTGTACATCCTCGACGAGCCGACGACGGGGCTGCATGTCGACGACGTGGCCCGGCTCCTCAAGGTCCTGCACCGCCTGGTGGACAATGGCGACACCGTGGTGGTGATCGAGCACAACCTCGACGTGATCAAGACGGCCGACTGGATCATCGACCTCGGGCCGGAGGGCGGCGACCGCGGCGGCCAGATTGTGGCCGAGGGGACGCCGGAGGCCATCTGCGCGGTGCCGGCGTCGTACACCGGGCAGTTTCTCAAGCCGATCCTGGAGCGCGACCGGCGTCGGATGCAGGAACGGGAGGCGAGAGCGGCCGAGGAGACGGCGGCCACGCGTTCCGGATAG